The Synechococcus sp. M16.1 genome includes the window GATAGCGCTTCATGGAGGGGCCCATGTCAGCGGTCGCGCTCGAGATCACCAGAGATGAGGGGTCGAGACCGAGGTTGTGCTCAGCGTTGGCCACCGCAGACCGGAGCACCTTGGTGATCGGGCCGGTGGAGCGGTAGGGCATGAACTCGAGCATGATCAGCGCGTCGCGATAGGTGCGGCCACGGATTTGGTCGAGCACACGGCGCACCTTCGACACGGAGCCTCGGATGAAGCGACCGTGAGCCTGGGCGGTGGGTGCCGTTTGGGTTGACGATGTCATGGTTTAGCGGCCTCCTTTCTTGTCTCTGATGTGGCCCTTGAAGGTGCGGGTGGGAGCGAACTCTCCCAGCTTGTGGCCCACCATCTGCTCGGTGATGAACACCGGCACATGGGTGCGGCCGTTGTGAACCGCGATCGTGTGGCCGATCATCATCGGCAGGATCGTGGAGGCCCGTGACCAGGTCTTGATCACAGACTTGTCGTCGTTGTCGTTCTGCTTTTCAACCTTGCGAAGCAGGCTGTCGGCAATAAACGGACCTTTTTTGAGTGAACGTCCCATAACGGTTTAAGCAAGCGGATAAGTGATGGTTTGCATCAGGAATCGCGTCCGCCACGGCTCCGCTTGGAGGTCTTGCG containing:
- the rpsS gene encoding 30S ribosomal protein S19, which translates into the protein MGRSLKKGPFIADSLLRKVEKQNDNDDKSVIKTWSRASTILPMMIGHTIAVHNGRTHVPVFITEQMVGHKLGEFAPTRTFKGHIRDKKGGR
- the rplV gene encoding 50S ribosomal protein L22 is translated as MTSSTQTAPTAQAHGRFIRGSVSKVRRVLDQIRGRTYRDALIMLEFMPYRSTGPITKVLRSAVANAEHNLGLDPSSLVISSATADMGPSMKRYRPRAQGRAYQIKKQTCHISIAVAAQTDS